The genomic stretch TGCCGAGGATCAGGGTGATCGCGAAGCCCTGAAGCGGGCCGCTGCCGAGGACGACGAGGATGACCGCCGGGACGAGGTTCGTGACGTGGGCGTCGAAGATCGCGCTGAAGGCGCGGGCGAAACCGGCCTCGGCGGCAACGCGGAGGGGCTTCCCGAGATTCTGCTCGTCGCGGATGCGCTCGTAGATCAGGACGTTGGCGTCGACCGCCATGCCGATGGTGAGGACGATGCCCGCGATGCCGGGTAGGGTGAGGGTGAAGTGGAACTGCGCCAGCATGCCGAAGAGCATGAGGAGGTTCAGCACCAGCCCGACGGTGGCGATGACCCCGGCGAAGTGGTAGTAGGCGATCATGAAGAGCGCGACCGCCGCGATGGCGACCTCGACGGCCTTCTGACCGGAGACGATCGAGTCGCGCCCGAGGGAGGCGTCGACGCCGCGCTCCTCGAGGAGCTTCACGGGCGTCTCGAGCGGGTTCTCGAGAACGCTGGCCAGCTCCTCGGCCTCCTGCTTCTTCATCCCGCCGCCGTCGTTGGAGATGACGCAGGTGTCGTAGATCGCGCTGTTGATGTTCGGCGCGGTCTGGACCTCGTTGTCGAGGACGATGGCGAGGCGCTTGCCGATGTTGGCCTCGGTGAGGGGGCCGAAGATCTCCTTGCCCGGATCGGTGAAGTGGATGATGACGGTGGGGCGGCCGACCTCGTCGATGCTGGCGAAGGCGCGGGCGACGTACTTGCCCGACATCTCGGCGCGGCGCTTCACGACGATCTCGGTGTGGACCTTCTCGCCCTTGATGTCGTAGGAGACGGAGGGCAGGACCTCGTATTCGAGCGGGATCGTCCCGGTCCCGGCGCGGCGGGCGGCGAGGAGGGCCTCGTTGTCGGGATGGACGAGGCGGAATTCGAGCTTCGCGACCTTGGAGAGCTGGGCGCGGGCCTCGCCCTTGTGCTCGTCGGTGAGGCCGGGGATCTGGACGCTGATCCGGTTCTCGCCGACGGGCTGGATGAGGGGCTCGGCCATGCCGTACTTGTCGACGCGCTTGCGGATGACCTCGATCGCCTTGTCGCGGGCGCCCGCCGAGGGGGTCCCGTCGAGCTGGATGAGGAAGGCGGTGCCGCCCTTGAGGTCGAGGCCGAGCTTGACCGTTTCCTGGATCGGGTAGAGGGAGAAGAGGCTCGACGCGACGACCGCGAGGATCGAGGCGAGGCCGACGCGGCGCCGGACGGCGGCATCGTCGGTCATGATGTACCAGATAAGGAAGACAAAGAAGGCCAGCGACGTGGCGAAGATCGTGTAGATCATCGGATAACTCTCGGGAGGGGGGTGGGGGAGGATACGGAAAAGGGCGGGGAGATTTTCCCCGCCCTTTCCCGTCGGCTTAGATCGTCTTGGGGCCGGCCTGGCCGACCGTCGCGATGGCGGCCTTGAGGACTTCGAGCTTCACGCCTTCGTCGACGCGGACGACGACAGTCGTCTCCTTGACGTTGGTCACCGTGCCGAGGATGCCGCTGGTCAGCGTCACCTCGTCGCCGTTCTTGATGTTGTCGATCAGCTTCTGCTGTTCCTTGCGGGCCTTCTGCTGGGGCCGGATCAGGAGGAAGTAGAAGAGGACGATGATGAGGAGGGGGAACATCATCCCGACCCAGGCGGGCTGGGAGGGGGCGCCGGTGGCGGGGTCGACGGCGGCAGGGGCCATGGCCAGGATCGAAGCGTAGGTCGTCATATTCAGTCTCTCTATTCGTTATCGTTTTTTCGTTTTAAATCGCTGCGGTGCTCTCCCAAATTCTTGCCCGGAATCCGATACCGCTCGCGGAACGCGCGGCGGTAATCGGCGAAGGTGCCGGCGATGATCGCCGCCCGGACTTCCCGCATAAAGTCCAGGTAGAAGTGGGAATTATGCAGGGAGACCAGCATCAGGCCAACTATTTCTTCCGTCTTCAGGAGGTGCCGGATGTAGGCCCGGGTGTAGTTCTTGCAGGCGTAGCAGCCGCATTCGGGGTCGAGGGGGCGCTCGTCGAGGCGGTAGGGGGAGGTCTTCAGGTGGAAGTGGCCGTCGCGGGAATAGACGGTGCCGTGGCGGGCCATCCGGGTCGGGAGGACGCAGTCGAACATGTCGACGCCGCGCGCCACCAGCTCGACGAGCTGCCACGGCTGGCCGAGGCCCATCGCGTAGCGGGGCTTGTCGGCGGGGAGGTAGGGCTCGGCCATCTCGATCGAGGCCATCATCTCGGGCTCCGGTTCCCCGACGCTGACGCCGCCGATGGCGTAGCCGTCGAAGCCGATCTCGACGAGGCGCTGGGCGCATTCCTTCCGCAGGTCGGCATGGGAGCCGCCCTGGACGATGCCGAAGAGGAGCTGGTTCTTCGTCGGGCGGTTCACCTCGCTCGCGGCGAGCTCGGCGGCGATCCGCTTGCAGTCGGCGGCCCAGCGGACCGTCCGCTCGACGGCGGCGCGGGCGGGCTCCGGCTCGCACGGCCACGGCGGGCATTCGTCGAGGACCATCATGATGTCGGAGCCGATGGCGACCTGCATCCCGATCGATTCCTTCGTCCCGAGGAAGAGGGGCTCCCCGCTGATGTGGGAGCGGAAGTGGACGCCGTCCTCGACGAGCTTCCGCAGCGGCGCGAGGCTGAAGACCTGGAAGCCGCCGCTGTCGGTCAGGATCGGGCCGTCCCAGTTCATGAACTTGTGGAGGCCGCCGTAGGTCCGCATGTCGTCGATGCCGGGGCGGATGAAGAGATGGTAGGTGTTCCCCAGCAGGATCTGGGTCTTCATCTCCCGCAGGTCGCGGCCGAAGACCGCCTTCACGCTCCCCTGGGTGCCGACGGGCATGAAGACCGGCGTTTCGATCGTGCCGTGTTCCGTCGTCAGGACTCCGGCACGGGCGCGGCTGGAGGGATCGGTGTGGGTGAGCTGGAAGGACATGGGAAGGGAAAGAAGGAAGACGCTAGGGCTGGCCCAGGATTTGGGAAGGAGGAACGGGCATCCGCTCGCACAGGAAGAAGTGCCAGCCCTTCGCCTCCGGGATCGGGATCGGCGGGAGGGGGCGGACGAGGGCGAAGTCCTTCCGCACCGCCTCCGGCACCTCGGCGGTGCGGAGCATCAGGAGGGCGTTCGACGCCTCGCCCTCCCAC from Verrucomicrobium sp. GAS474 encodes the following:
- the secD gene encoding protein translocase subunit SecD; translation: MIYTIFATSLAFFVFLIWYIMTDDAAVRRRVGLASILAVVASSLFSLYPIQETVKLGLDLKGGTAFLIQLDGTPSAGARDKAIEVIRKRVDKYGMAEPLIQPVGENRISVQIPGLTDEHKGEARAQLSKVAKLEFRLVHPDNEALLAARRAGTGTIPLEYEVLPSVSYDIKGEKVHTEIVVKRRAEMSGKYVARAFASIDEVGRPTVIIHFTDPGKEIFGPLTEANIGKRLAIVLDNEVQTAPNINSAIYDTCVISNDGGGMKKQEAEELASVLENPLETPVKLLEERGVDASLGRDSIVSGQKAVEVAIAAVALFMIAYYHFAGVIATVGLVLNLLMLFGMLAQFHFTLTLPGIAGIVLTIGMAVDANVLIYERIRDEQNLGKPLRVAAEAGFARAFSAIFDAHVTNLVPAVILVVLGSGPLQGFAITLILGIVANLFAALVVTKNSFEWLTAFDKFDRLSMFHFLKNPKIDFIKAARTLSWVTVIVLVVGLLHFATHRENLLGVDFAGGDLATITYKQKVSVEEVRGVVEKAGVHVGSIQTTSEGKLLLQTRFGEGEKAVASLVQAFPDAGFAASGLDSVGPVVGGELATRALWTLAAGLLGIMLYVAFRYEWSFSLAATIGQIHDVLVAVAVMALLGREFNMTLIGAFLTILGYSINDKIVISDRIREGWRGGEAKSFYDVVNRGLNLTLARTLMTGGTVILAVLALLVFGGRVIGDFALAMLAGILAGVFSSHFLTPWLLVRFQGVAEKQRRAEAAKLAAAAAAIQIRN
- the yajC gene encoding preprotein translocase subunit YajC — encoded protein: MTTYASILAMAPAAVDPATGAPSQPAWVGMMFPLLIIVLFYFLLIRPQQKARKEQQKLIDNIKNGDEVTLTSGILGTVTNVKETTVVVRVDEGVKLEVLKAAIATVGQAGPKTI
- the tgt gene encoding tRNA guanosine(34) transglycosylase Tgt, with protein sequence MSFQLTHTDPSSRARAGVLTTEHGTIETPVFMPVGTQGSVKAVFGRDLREMKTQILLGNTYHLFIRPGIDDMRTYGGLHKFMNWDGPILTDSGGFQVFSLAPLRKLVEDGVHFRSHISGEPLFLGTKESIGMQVAIGSDIMMVLDECPPWPCEPEPARAAVERTVRWAADCKRIAAELAASEVNRPTKNQLLFGIVQGGSHADLRKECAQRLVEIGFDGYAIGGVSVGEPEPEMMASIEMAEPYLPADKPRYAMGLGQPWQLVELVARGVDMFDCVLPTRMARHGTVYSRDGHFHLKTSPYRLDERPLDPECGCYACKNYTRAYIRHLLKTEEIVGLMLVSLHNSHFYLDFMREVRAAIIAGTFADYRRAFRERYRIPGKNLGEHRSDLKRKNDNE